One part of the Arabidopsis thaliana chromosome 1 sequence genome encodes these proteins:
- a CDS encoding zinc ion-binding protein (unknown protein; BEST Arabidopsis thaliana protein match is: unknown protein (TAIR:AT3G60520.1); Has 98 Blast hits to 98 proteins in 13 species: Archae - 0; Bacteria - 0; Metazoa - 0; Fungi - 0; Plants - 98; Viruses - 0; Other Eukaryotes - 0 (source: NCBI BLink).): MERVCCMCGDVGFSDKLFSCGHCRCRFQHSYCSNYYGQFAEPTEICDWCRSDDRKLSNVARHGGSSSKKPSSSVKYENDFSNRSEYSPGHRIKHNNNRHDQVAKGVAGDGGGVTSPKTATRRYKLLKDVMC; encoded by the exons ATGGAGAGAGTGTGTTGCATGTGCGGTGATGTCGGTTTCTCCGACAAGCTCTTCAGCTGCGGTCACTGCCGCTGCCGCTTCCAACACTC ttattgtAGCAACTACTACGGCCAGTTTGCGGAGCCTACCGAGATTTGCGACTGGTGCCGCAGCGACGACCGGAAGCTGAGCAACGTTGCTAGACATGGCGGTTCTTCTTCAAAGAAGCCTTCTTCTTCGgttaaatatgaaaatgacTTCTCAAACAGATCGGAATATTCGCCCGGCCACCGGATCAAGCATAACAATAACCGTCACGATCAAGTAGCCAAGGGCGTTGCTGGAGATGGAGGCGGAGTTACGTCGCCTAAGACGGCCACACGAAGGTACAAGCTTCTCAAAGATGTCATGTGTTAG
- a CDS encoding transcription regulator (transcription regulators; FUNCTIONS IN: transcription regulator activity; LOCATED IN: membrane; EXPRESSED IN: 25 plant structures; EXPRESSED DURING: 15 growth stages; CONTAINS InterPro DOMAIN/s: CCR4-Not complex component, Not1 (InterPro:IPR007196); Has 1434 Blast hits to 680 proteins in 246 species: Archae - 0; Bacteria - 196; Metazoa - 419; Fungi - 362; Plants - 144; Viruses - 0; Other Eukaryotes - 313 (source: NCBI BLink).), giving the protein MYSKTIENPDETSPRIMWALKRVSYSRGSTENPRRKSPSPVVPGISDLGFPYLMTPSKVAGHTRFLLHSFHDSDVDSIALQLSQFVDFGVETSIPVLKTCLDCFTARRSHPNSLQLEKVVSLLFKHVLKLSNLATLLPHALNDFELTQESVDDLTTTLNFSISENIGFALALTDFERLDAKTTGRNLLLAQIEQLCANTGQILSSELIHSVLSFLRKSEDLSMHLDSFLQFLSSAQPRDDFSFALTPMLAQQVHEAPVFRSMDFHTDSADNDLDAILAEIDKEVSVGDLMGELGCGFTADAQQCKEILSSFAPLGEATISRIVGNVSRTCADLEDNQTTFSTFTVALGSCIPTELPTPRSWNVDILVDTIKQLQAPGISWRKVIENLDHDGFDIPNMESFSFFMRIYKAACKEPFPLDAVCGSVWKNMDGQLSFLKHAISAPPEVFTFMHSPRKLVYIDNMHSQEQQLGLSNHAWLSLDLLDVLCQLAERGHAVLVSSLLQYPLTQCPRTLLLGMTHIKTAYNLIQREVVSAILPVIITSPQDSGFIHNLWHQNAELVLWGIIDAQHLKADSMLRIIEICHELKILSVVLESVPVSSSIRLAVLASLRGLLDIENWLPNCLYMYKDLFAEECLKFVKNVHFSESDDFRAKIFHPSDPLSDLHLEATTSLLKVLKAHDNAITSSQLVEEIEKVNAAILDCNPKLQNGEAKDSSAPNAYGDDVEAEANAYFHQMFSSHLSVDAMVQMLSRYKESLVPREKLIFECMIANLFEEYRFFPKYPERQLKIASILFGSVIKHQLISSLTLGMALRLVLDSLRKPADSKMFLFGSKALEQFVNRLVELPQYCNHILQISHLRSTHPELVTVIEQALSRISSGNLESDASVSHPGPSQSFPGNGELSGSGIGQPALQLSSPLQLQQKNEVPSVPSNEAKPLLPSLSTTSVDVSVNPKNPGIPTSSSTSTGFVRPARATTSTRFGSALNIETLVAAAERRENAIEAPPSDVQDKVSFIINNISTTNIESKGKEFAEILPQQYYPWFAQYMVMKRASIEPNFHDLYLKFLDKVDSKLLFKEILQNTYENCKVLLGSELIKSSSEERSLLKNLGSWLGRLTIGRNYVLRAREIDPKSLIVEAYEKGLMIAVIPFTSKVLEPCQNSIAYQPPNPWTMAILGLLAEIYSMPNLKMNLKFDIEVLFKNLGVEMKEVVPTSLLKDRKREIDGNPDFSNKDPGVTQISQPQMIPEPKTISPLKQIDLPLDVANSPNTDVPSKLLSQYVAPQRVYTNTLMDEEKVATLGLPEQLPSPQGLFQSTPSPLFSISQLSAALPNIGNHVVINQKLSAFGMHFPFQRVVPLAMDRAIKEIVSGIVQRSVCIACQTTKELVLKDYALEPDESRIYNAAHLMVASLAGSLAHVTCKEPLRTSISGHLRNSLQGLNISNDALEQIVQLVTNDNLDLGCAAIEQAATEKAIQTIDADIAQQLLLRRKHRDGAGSSFFDPNILSQNSVSFIPESLRPKPGHLSLSQQRVYEDFVQHPWQKQSTQTSHGLSAASSSSGDVALGSGYGPVSGKVASEFLSNAGNARMDMVSRPSDISVDGFESSPVSLLSSQVDPAGDSSSLQFTKSLPTSELNLAESSDAATKETGTSLQTLTSAATMERLGASNITQPSLSTRDALDKCQIVTQKMEELVANNAGDDEIQAVISEVPEIILRCISRDEAAFAVAQKAFKALYENASSNLHVSANLAILVAIRDVCKRVVKELTSWVIYSEEDRKLNKDITIGLIQRELLSLAEYNVHMAKHLDGGRNKTATDFAISLLQSLVTEESSVISELHSLVDALAKLASKSGSSESLQQLIDIIRNPVTNTAGLSDSSTGNDNNDRQKDEKVACNTTNTEESTSLDYVESDPAGFQNRVSTLFKNWYQICELPGANETACSQYVLHLHQTGLLKGDDTTESFFRILLELSVAHCISSEDINSGAVQSPQQPQSPSFLIIDMYAKLVFSILKYFPEQESSSRLFLLSEIMADTVRFIQKDAEDKKTSLNSKPYFRLFINWLLDLCSLDPGTDGANFQVLTAFANAFHALQPLKIPAFSFAWLELVSHRSFMPKLLTVNGQKGWPYVQRLLVDLLQFLEPFLRNAELGGPVHFLYKGTLRVLLVLLHDFPEFLCDYHFTFCDVIPSSCIQMRNIILSSFPRNMRLPDPSTPNLKIDLLPEIVEAPCILSEVDAALKAKQMKNDVDEYLTSRQQNSTFLSELKTKLLLSSSEASSAGTRYSVPLINSLVLYTGMQAIQQLQAGETQAQNVVALQMFKYLSMELDTEGRYLFLNAIANQLRYPNNHTHYFSFIMLYLFFESDQEIIQEQITRVLLERLIVNRPHPWGLLITFIELIKNPRYSFWKQAFIRCAPEIEKLFESVARSCGGLKPVDEGMVSGGWVSDNSH; this is encoded by the exons ATGTATTCAAAGACAATTGAAAATCCAGACGAGACGAGTCCACGAATAATGTGGGCCTTAAAAAGAGTCAG CTACTCTCGTGGATCCACCGAAAACCCTAGAAGGAAGAGCCCCTCTCCCGTCGTCCCTGGCATTTCGGATCTCGGATTTCCTTACCTCATGACTCCCTCCAAGGTCGCCGGTCATACCCGGTTCTTGCTCCACAGCTTTCATGATTCCGATGTCGACTCCATCGCCCTCCAGCTTTCTCAG tttgttgattttggagTCGAGACTAGTATTCCAGTTCTCAAGACCTGCCTGGATTGCTTCACCGCCCGGAGAAGCCATCCTAATTCGTTGCAGCTTGAGAAAGTTGTATCCTTGCTCTTTAAACATGTGCTCAAGTTGTCAAACCTTGCCACCCTGCTTCCTCACGCCCTCAATGATTTTGAGCTCACTCAAGAATCCGTGGATGATTTGACTACTACTTTGAATTTTTCAATCTCTGAGAATATTGGCTTTGCTCTCGCCCTGACCGATTTTGAAAGATTAGATGCAAAGACCACTG GACGGAACTTACTGTTGGCTCAGATTGAGCAACTCTGTGCCAATACTGGCCAGATTCTTTCATCTGAGCTAATCCATTCTGTTCTTTCGTTTCTCCGCAAATCTGAGGATCTTTCCATGCATTTGGATTCCTTCTTACAGTTTTTGTCTTCTGCTCAACCTAGAGATGACTTCTCTTTTGCTCTAACACCTATGCTTGCTCAACAAGTTCATGAAGCTCCTGTTTTCAG GAGCATGGATTTTCACACTGATTCTGCTGATAACGACCTTGATGCTATCTTAGCTGAAATCGATAAGGAAGTCAGCGTTGGAGATCTCATGGGAGAATTAGGTTGTGGATTCACTGCTGATGCCCAACAATGCAAAGAAATCTTGTCTAGTTTTGCTCCACTAGGAGAGGCTACTATCTCAAGAATTGTTGGCAATGTTTCTCGGACCTGTGCTGATCTTGAAGATAATCAAACCACCTTTTCAACGTTTACTGTAGCCCTTGGTTCCTGCATTCCAACTGAACTTCCCACGCCAAGGTCGTGGAATGTTGATATTCTAGTTGACACAATCAAGCAGCTT CAGGCTCCTGGCATAAGCTGGAGGAAAGTAATTGAGAATCTCGATCATGACGGATTTGACATCCCTAATATGGagtctttctcattttttatGCGGATCTATAAAGCTGCTTGCAAG GAGCCATTTCCTCTTGATGCTGTATGTGGTTCTGTCTGGAAAAATATGGATGGTCAATTATCCTTTCTTAAGCACGCAATATCTGCTCCACCAGAAGTATTCACCTTTATGCATTCTCCAAGGAAGCTG GTATATATTGATAACATGCACAGCCAAGAGCAACAGTTAGGACTATCCAATCATGCATGGCTGTCGCTCGATCTCTTGGATGTACTGTGCCAATTGGCCGAGAGAGGTCATGCTGTTTTAGTTAGTTCGTTACTCCAGTATCCACTCACACAGTGTCCTAGAACCTTGCTTCTTGGAATGACACACATCAAA ACTGCCTATAACCTCATACAGCGTGAAGTGGTTTCTGCTATTCTGCCAGTGATAATAACGAGTCCCCAGGATAGTGGTTTTATCCATAATCTCTGGCATCAAAATGCAGAACTCGTTCTGTGGGGGATTATAGATGCCCAACATCTCAAAGCAGACAGCATGCTCCGAATAATTGAAATCTGCCATGAGCTAAAG ATTCTCTCTGTTGTCTTAGAATCAGTTCCAGTCTCATCCAGTATCAGATTGGCAGTCCTTGCCTCATTGAGAGGTCTTTTGGACATTGAGAACTGGTTGCCTAACTGCTTGTATATGTATAAGGATCTCTTTGCTGAG GAGTGCCTcaaatttgtcaaaaatgtGCATTTTAGCGAATCAGACGATTTCAGGGCCAAAATTTTTCATCCTTCTGATCCATTATCAGATCTTCATTTGGAAGCAACAACTTCCCTTTTAAAA GTTTTGAAAGCTCATGATAATGCGATTACTTCATCTCAACTGGTCGAGGAGATTGAAAAAGTCAATGCAGCTATTTTGGATTGTAATCCTAAGCTGCAGAATGGTGAGGCTAAAGATTCATCAGCTCCCAATGCATATGGAGATGATGTTGAGGCAGAGGCAAACGCATATTTTCATCAAATGTTTTCTAGTCATTTGAGTGTTGACGCAATGGTTCAAATGCTTTCCCGATACAAGGAATCTTTGGTTCCAAG ggaaaaattaatttttgaatgCATGATTGCTAATCTGTTTGAAGAATATCGGTTTTTCCCCAAGTATCCTGAGAGACAGCTGAAAATAGCCTCCATACTCTTTG GTTCTGTTATAAAACACCAGCTTATAAGTTCGCTCACTCTGGGGATGGCCCTGCGTCTAGTGTTGGATTCTTTGCGTAAACCTGCAGATTCAAAA ATGTTTCTGTTTGGAAGCAAAGCTCTGGAACAGTTTGTGAATCGTCTGGTTGAATTGCCTCAATACTGTAACCATATTTTGCAAATATCTCATCTGCGTAGTACTCACCCGGAGTTAGTCACTGTTATTGAACAAGCACTTTCAAGGATATCATCTGGTAATTTAGAATCAGATGCCTCTGTTTCACACCCTGGTCCCTCACAATCTTTCCCTGGAAATGGCGAG TTGAGTGGTTCTGGAATTGGCCAACCTGCATTACAGCTTTCTTCTCCCCTACAGCTTCAACAGAAAAATGAAGTGCCAAGTGTGCCATCTAACGAGGCAAAGCCACTTCTGCCATCGTTATCAACTACTTCCGTTGATGTTTCTGTCAATCCTAAG AATCCTGGCATTccaacttcttcatcaacctcaACTGGTTTTGTTCGTCCAGCTCGTGCAACCACTTCAACAA GGTTTGGCTCGGCTTTGAACATAGAAACCTTGGTTGCAGCAGCAGAAAGAAGGGAAAACGCAATCGAG gcTCCACCTTCAGATGTTCAGGACAAAGTTTCGTTCATAATCAATAATATCTCTACAACAAACATTGAATCTAAAGGGAAAGAGTTTGCTGAAATTTTGCCCCAACAGTATTATCCTTGGTTTGCACAGTACATGGTTATGAAAAG AGCGAGCATCGAGCCGAATTTTCATGATCTGTACCTGAAGTTCTTGGACAAAGTTGATTCCAAGCTGCTGTTTAAGGAGATACTTCAAAATACTTACGAAAATTGCAAG gttCTTTTGGGCTCAGAGCTCATAAAGTCGAGTTCTGAAGAGCGTTCTCTTCTTAAAAATTTAGGCAGTTGGCTTGGAAGGTTGACCATTGGAAGGAATTATGTTTTAAGGGCGCGAGAAATAGATCCAAAATCCTTGATTGTGGAG GCCTATGAAAAAGGGTTGATGATAGCAGTCATTCCGTTCACTTCAAAG GTTCTGGAGCCATGCCAAAACAGTATTGCTTATCAACCTCCCAATCCTTGGACGATGGCTATACTAGGGTTGCTTGCTGAGATCTATTCAATGCCAAACCTAAAAATGAATCTGAAGTTTGACATAGAG GTTTTATTCAAGAACCTTGGTGTTGAAATGAAGGAAGTAGTGCCAACTTCCCTTCTAAAGGATCGGAAGAGAGAAATAGATGGCAATCCTGATTTTAGTAACAAAGATCCTGGAGTAACACAGATATCTCAGCCACAGATGATTCCAGAGcctaaaacaatttctccTCTTAAACAAATTGACCTACCTCTTGATGTTGCAAATTCGCCTAATACAGATGTTCCCTCGAAGTTATTATCACAG TATGTAGCCCCACAACGTGTTTATACTAATACTTTGATGGATGAGGAGAAAGTAGCAACTCTTGGCTTGCCAGAACAGCTCCCGTCACCTCAAGGACTGTTCCAGTCAACTCCATCGCCATTGTTTTCTATTAGTCAG CTGTCAGCAGCACTTCCCAATATTGGAAATCATGTTGTTATCAATCAGAAATTAAGCGCATTTGGTATGCACTTTCCATTTCAAAG AGTGGTACCACTTGCCATGGACAGAGCTATCAAGGAGATTGTGTCTGGTATTGTTCAGCGAAGTGTTTGTATTGCATGCCAAACAACAAAGGAGCTTGTGCTAAAG GATTACGCCCTGGAACCCGATGAGTCACGTATTTATAATGCAGCTCACTTGATGGTTGCGAGTTTAGCTGGGAGTTTGGCTCATGTGACTTGCAAG GAACCCCTGCGCACTTCAATATCCGGTCATCTACGGAATTCGCTTCAGGGTCTGAATATTTCAAATGATGCTCTTGAACAAATTGTGCAACTTGTCACCAATGACAACCTGGATTTGGGTTGTGCTGCTATTGAACAGGCTGCTACAGAAAAG GCAATACAAACAATTGATGCGGACATTGCTCAACAATTGTTGTTACGGAGAAAGCATAGAGATGGTGCTGGATCCTCCTTTTTCGATCCAAACATTCTATCACAGAATTCCGTCAGTTTTATACCCGAATCCCTCCGTCCAAAACCTGGACACCTCTCCCTGTCTCAGCAGAGAGTTTATGAG GACTTTGTTCAACATCCTTGGCAAAAGCAGTCGACCCAAACTTCACACGGTTTATCTGCTGCATCAAGCTCATCTGGTGATGTTGCGCTTGGTAGTGGTTATGGTCCAGTATCAGGAAAAGTTGCTTCTGAATTTTTGTCTAATGCTGGAAACGCTCGGATGGACATGGTCTCCCGGCCATCAGATATTTCTGTGGAtggttttgaatcttctcCAGTCTCACTTTTGAG CTCACAAGTCGATCCAGCTGGTGACTCATCCAGTCTTCAATTTACTAAGTCACTACCAACCTCTGAATTGAATCTGGCTGAATCCTCTGACGCTGCTACGAAA GAAACTGGAACATCACTGCAGACATTGACTTCAGCTGCTACCATGGAACGACTTGGTGCTAGTAATATTACACAGCCTTCACTGTCCACGAGAGATGCACTGGATAAATGTCAAATTGTTACTCAGAAG ATGGAGGAATTAGTGGCTAATAATGCAGGAGATGATGAAATCCAG GCCGTAATTTCTGAAGTTCCTGAAATCATCCTCAGATGTATAAGCAGAGATGAAGCCGCTTTTGCTGTCGCTCAAAAAGCTTTCAAGGCTCTTTACGAGAATGCATCAAGTAACCTTCACGTCAGTGCTAACCTAGCAATACTTGTTGCTATCCGTGATGTTTGCAAGCGTGTTGTTAAAGAGCTCACTAGTTGG GTGATTTATTCAGAGGAGGATCGGAAGCTCAACAAAGATATTACTATTGGTCTTATCCAGCGTGAGTTGCTTAGCCTAGCGGAGTACAATGTCCACATGGCGAAGCATCTTGATGGAGGGAGAAACA AGACCGCAACTGACTTTGCTATTTCTCTACTCCAATCCTTGGTCACTGAGGAGTCGAGTGTCATTTCAGAGCTCCACAGTCTTGTTGATGCGCTGGCAAAG CTTGCCTCAAAATCCGGATCTTCTGAGTCATTGCAACAGCTAATTGACATCATACGAAATCCAGTTACTAACACAGCTGGCCTCTCTGATAGTTCAACCGGAAATGATAACAACGATAGGCAAAAGGATGAGAAG GTTGCGTGCAACACCACTAACACAGAAGAGAGTACCAGCTTGGATTATGTGGAATCAGATCCTGCGGGTTTCCAGAATCGG GTGTCCACGCTATTTAAAAACTGGTATCAAATCTGCGAACTTCCTGGTGCAAATGAAACCGCATGTTCACAATATGTCCTGCATTTGCACCAGACTGGATTACTTAAGGGAGATGATACAACAGAGAGTTTTTTCCGAATTCTTCTG GAACTTTCTGTTGCTCATTGTATATCTTCTGAAGATATTAATTCCGGTGCTGTGCAATCTCCTCAGCAACCTCAGAGTCCATCATTCCTTATCATtgatatgtatgcaaagcttgttttttcaatattgaag TATTTCCCTGAGCAGGAGTCTAGCAGTAGgttatttcttctttcagaG ATCATGGCTGACACAGTGAGATTTATTCAAAAGGACGCAGAAGATAAAAAGACATCACTCAATTCTAAACCATATTTCCGATTGTTCATCAACTGGCTACTGGACTTGTGTTCCCTGGATCCTGGGACGGATGGTGCAAACTTTCAG GTTCTCACAGCTTTTGCCAACGCCTTCCACGCATTGCAGCCTCTTAAGATTCCTGCTTTCAG TTTTGCATGGCTAGAACTTGTCAGCCACAGAAGCTTCATGCCCAAACTACTTACAGTAAATGGCCAGAAGGGTTGGCCATATGTTCAGCGCCTGCTGGTGGACTTGCTTCAGTTTCTTGAGCCATTTTTAAGAAATGCTGAACTCGGAGGACCG GTTCATTTCCTATACAAAGGGACATTGAGAGTATTACTGGTTCTGCTTCATGATTTCCCAGAGTTCCTATGTGATTATCATTTTACTTTCTGTGATGTGATTCCTTCAAGTTGCATACAAATGCGGAATATTATCCTCAGTTCTTTTCCACGGAACATGAGGCTTCCTGATCCTTCTACCCCAAATTTAAAG ATTGATTTGTTACCTGAGATAGTAGAAGCTCCCTGTATCCTTTCTGAGGTTGATGCTGCGCTAAAGGCAAAGCAAATGAAGAATGACGTGGATGAGTATCTTACG TCGAGGCAGCAAAATTCAACTTTCCTAAGTGAGTTGAAGACAAAGTTACTTCTATCGTCCAGCGAGGCTAGTTCAGCTGGAACCCGTTACAGTGTACCATTGATCAACTCGCTTGTGCTATATACTGGAATGCAG GCTATTCAGCAGCTTCAGGCCGGTGAGACACAGGCTCAAAATGTTGTGGCCTTGCAGATGTTCAAGTATTTAAGTATGGAACTTGATACGGAAGGGCGGTATCTGTTCCTTAATGCAATCGCCAATCAGCTTCGATACCCCAACAACCACACTCATTACTTTTCTTTCATCATGCTCTATCTATTCTTCGAATCTGATCAG GAGATCATACAGGAGCAAATAACTAGAGTGCTGTTGGAACGGCTAATTGTGAACAGGCCACATCCATGGGGACTTCTAATCACATTCATTGAGCTAATAAAGAACCCAAGATATAGCTTCTGGAAACAAGCCTTCATCAGATGTGCGCCTGAGATTGAGAAGCTGTTTGAATCGGTAGCCAGATCCTGTGGTGGCCTGAAGCCTGTCGACGAGGGAATGGTTTCGGGAGGTTGGGTCTCAGACAATTCTCACTAG